Genomic segment of Passer domesticus isolate bPasDom1 chromosome 4, bPasDom1.hap1, whole genome shotgun sequence:
ACTAAGTTCTCTCTTTTCAAGCTTTGATTTCCTTTTAGTTAACTATTAATTTGGGTTGATAGGGGGTTTTGAAGGGCAGTTTTGTTTGctcatttggggttttttttgttgttgggtttggggtgagCAAGCACTGACTGCAGCTTGGGTTCTATCAGGTGCTGCACTGCCTCCTGTGCTGACAGCAAGgcaagagcaggagcagagactTGAGGTGGAAGAGCCTCCTGGGAGAAATGAATCCaccagggaagcagctgaggaAAACTCATCATCCAATTCTGCTGAATGGGTAAGAGGCTTATAAAAAGACTCATGCTGTGAGAGGGTTTTCAAAATGATGCACTGGGGAGTGGACAGAACAGAAAGCACACAAGGACCTGCTGTTCCTAGGACAGCATCTTCCTACACATGAAAaaggtttaaagaaaaaaacaaaacaaaaaaaaaaaaaaaaaaaaaaaaaaccaaacaaaaaacccacactcAGAAATAAGAAGAGGGATATTTATGTAGTAGGAAAGTATTGAAATCTGTTATTATAGTTATTTAACACTATAAGattgcctggagaagagggcagCAAAAAGTGGAGAATATCAATACAGAGACTGAGTGAAAGAAAGAAGTAAAAAGTGGCAAGAAAGTCCCTTTATGTGTAATTTTGTACCAAGCTCAAGGGGATTGGGCCAGCTTCAGCTCATAGGGTCATTAGAGCAGGCAACTCTTGCTGAGAGCAAGTAGCAGATTTCTGGCAAGCTCCTTTTGCCCTGCCATTATTCATCTTTTAATTACATTGAAACACAAATTAGGCAAGGGAACTAAGCCCTAATTTAACCCTTGCATAGGCAAGCAGTGTCTTCATTGCAATCAGCTGGACAGGGCAAGTCACACAGAAGAGATGAAAAATGTTCAAGCCCATGGTCAACTGCACTTACTGAGCTTACAGATTCCCAAATTCTCCCATAAGgaagcctggctgcagccttgATTTGGTCACGTTGGTACTGTGGTCATGGCAAGAGAAAATATCAGCATGCAGGTAGTGAAACAGTAATATCCATCTTTTATTGAGCAATAGTCATTGCTCTAAGGTAAAAAACCTGGGAAAATTCATCACCTGTAAGTAGATTGCCGCTGAAGCCAAGAGACTTGCTTTTACTGGAGATATCATAGtagaaaattacaaaaatacaaATCATAATATGGTCTGGTCATAGTAATAAATTATTCTAATTGCTAGTTATGAAGGGATTGCTCTTCTGCTTGTTAATATTTAATGAAGATGTAGGAAAACAAGGTTGAGAATGAGAAAACAAGCATCCTAGGGGGTGCTGAGTGAAAAGTTCATTAGTAGCCAGTTACTGCTTAGGATTTGTCTGGATAAGACTACTCCAGAGAATGTGTGATTGCAATAAAAATCTTTTGCAGCTGCTTTGCAATTTAGCAGCTACCAGCCACAGTGATATATCATGGCCTAGGTTCAGTATTTTCCTTCATGTAACAGGCCTTTTTGCTATTTTAGTGAAAGCAGAAAGAGTGGATTCATAGTGCCATCTTTTTGCATGTTCAAGCATAATTGGATGTTGTAAATAATTCAAGAGATCCACTAGGTTAGTAAAGCCAGTACATACCATGTGTATGGACACCACATTTCAAACAAGTTAAGCCAGTAGAGATGAACAAATATTATTGCACTTACTGCCTTTCAATTGTATTGCAGAATATTAtcacttcaatttttttttctgattgtgAGAAAGTCTCTACTTACTTGGGAAAAACTAGTCTCACGCTGGTTTTTAACATAACTTACACTTTTCTTTGTAAGTTTGGAAATTTAGTGAATATTCTGAATCTGTTTGGGCATCATTTCTAGAACAGTGAACATGAAGGTTGTATCTGCTTCTGCAAGACTATTTACAGTCTCCTGTTTTGTTTACAATTCTTGTGTTGGAAAGGCAATCCTGTAACACAGATATTGAATCAAGCTATGGATTTTATTCTCAcctgtatatatatgtatgtcaCAGCAACCCTGAGCAATTAGGTCAGGTGACAACACACCAAGGTAACTTAACCTGGGAGTGAACATCCTCATGGCAAAGCTGGATCCTGTAGCACTTGTCTCTGGAGAATCACCCCATGTTTCCTCAGCTGAGATGCTCAGGGCATGTTTCCCATAGTGttctgccagctgcaggggaATTTGGCCTTTGAGGGAGTTCCCAGTGCAGCTGATGATTTTTTCATCTAGTTCTGCAGGTTCCAGCCAAAATCTAAGCACTTCTGTAGCATTAACACAAACTTCCAGCTCATGGTAACATGCATAATGCTCACTCTTGACTGGGGGGCTCTGGTTATTCAAAGTGCACGGAACTGTGATCCAGATTAGTTGGCCATCCCTGCCATGCCTCCTGTTTGACATTTGTCTGGCAGGTACCTCTCTGTGCTGGGTATGGTTCATCAGAACACTGCAAACCCCCACAGCAGCATGTGAGGGTGAAGACAAAAAGCCACTTCATCACTTCCACCCATTTCTTTGTTTATGCCATCTCAGCTTGAGAATTTGATTTTATATGTCTGTGGGAATAGGTctttatttgcatttcaggCAGACCTTTAATTCTCATACTTTGCTAAAGGACTTACCCATGTATGTTTGGGAATAGGATGACTTTTGCACTGTCCAGAAGAGCACCTGAATACCACAGCAGTGTGCTATTTATTGCATCAAAAGAGCATCCATCCAGAGGGAAGAGTATGATGAAGTTTTTTGGAAATATCAGAGTTAAAAGATTAAGGGGGTAAAAACGTTTTCCATTTCAGATTTCATAGAATCTGATCTACCCTGGAATATGACAACTTTAGTATTCAAAAAAagtgtgtgcctgctgcctAATTAACTAAGAGAATTGAATCTGAACATAGGAAGGCTTTGCCTTTCAACATTAACATGGAAACATTCATTTCCTCTGTAATTGTAACAACATGGCctgtgtttctttgttttcttggggctgtgctgtgtcatGGGTAAAAGTTCATTTTACGTCTACTTTATGGGTAAGAGTCTTGACTgacattttctttgctttttaaggCTGTGTCTATGCTTTATGAATCACTTGAAATTATTTGCAATGAATCAGGAGGAAAAGATGACAAATCCACTGCGACTACTGTATCTAATGGAGAAGATGAGCAAATCCCACAAACTAGGGCAGCTGAAAAGCCTAGAATGAGACAAGAATCTTCTACCTACCTTGACATTGAGAACTAAACAAAATATGGCTAAATAACtatgaaactgaaaaatatgATAATTTGCTGCTGCAAGATGGATTACATGTTTCCTGTCAAATGCTTGTCAGTGGGACAATATATAAGAAAAACAGTTGGCTCTAAGcaggttttgtgtgttttgtcaCTAACAAAACATTCTAAGGAGTCTCTGAATTTGGAGGATATGTCTTTTAGGAGACTGTCTTCAGCTCTTCCTCTGGTGTCCAGAAATACCCTGTTTACCATACTTTGAAAAAAAGCTTCTGGACTGAAAAACATTCTCCAACATGAGCATTTCTTCAGGAAGCCCAGGAATGAATAGGAGATGGTAGAGACAAAAATGCATGGAGTCTGAGCCCTGAAACTGTCATCAGTTCTGACCACATCATAGACAGAGGGGAATGCCAGAAAGGATTATATTCCTGTGGAAAGGGACTGTTAGTGTTAATTCATTCACAAACTATGAAAAGTCTTCCAGAGAACGAAGTCTCCTACATACAATGAAATATTATAATTAAAtgaagatatatatatatatatatatatatatatatatatatatatatatatatataaaatgtgtAATTATTGTCTAACTGGTTGAGGATGGCTGCTTGCAGGAGATGGGGTGGTAATGCTTGTTCTACTTTTGCCAGCTTTAAAACTTTTTCAAAAAATCATTGAAGAAAAACCAAAGTTGAAAACTTTGGTTTGCTACACAAGAAAACCATAATCTGTAAAATGGTGACCTTCAGCCCAAGTCCCTGTTCAGGCAAGCTCTCAGTTATGCACCAGGGCTGTAAGTGGGTGCAGTAAATTTTGGTCTTTCTATGTACTGCTGCTTACTTCTGAGTTTAATCACAATGAGATGTACAGTTTTCAGGAAAAATGTTAAACAAAAGCACAGCTTAATAGTCTCCAAATCctattttcattaaattttgaTTAAATGTGCCTCCTAACAGCAAAGAATGCTGCCTTCTTAACAGCTACTAGTGTTTTGTATGTTAACATGGTCATTTCCAACATCTGTAGAAGACTGCACCCAATTTATCATGACCTATTTTTATCtgtggctggcagtggtggctatGAGCCAGCAGAGTATTTTTAGATCTCCAGCTTTTGACACCTCTGCCTCAAAGATATTAACTTCTCTGCTTCTGTGCCACTTGGGAAGCAATAAATCCTTCTGTGTTTTAGTTCTTCTTGGCTGTTTTGTTAGCTTTGAAACAAAAACAGCGCTCTGTAATTAACCTCAGGTCACGTTCTAGCATGCAGTACGATCTCAGTTTTAACTGCCTGTTTAGCTGATGAGTATATAATGAATAAACCTGTTTAATAATAGAACTTGAAAACAGTCCTGGGCCCTTGCTTTTAGCCATTTTATTGGTTATTCTCTTTTGAACAAGCTGCTGAAAAATGATGGTTCCATTCCATTTAATTTGATGCCCAAAGTCCTGTGTTGAGCACAGGCTGAAACACGCTGATTTAGGAGCAAGTCTGGCACAATGAATTCAAAAGCCTTGTGTGTGCTCTATGCTTTTAATATCTCACCAATGTACTTGGCTTAGTCATAGTCCTACAAATGAGGCTCCCTCTCTGCTTCTGTCACGCTCATGACCCTGGTTTGCAGAGCTAGTACAGCCTACCTGAGCCTGAACTCTCTCTCTTCCCAATCCATTGCAAAACCGTGCAAGGAGTCACATCTTATTTATTCTGCCTAGCACTTGGGTAGCTGCTCTCAGTGACTGAGTATGATCCAGCTTGCACATTTTCTTCCAAGCCCTGGACTGGGGTTCCTTCCTCTCGCTGGAAGAAGATTATGGAGCAGGCATTCCCGGCTCCATTACAGCAAGGACCCTCAGTGGCAGGCAGGATGGTGAGGTGTCCCAATGAATGTATTTGCAGAACAGCCCTGTTTGTGTGTGGTGCTGTGGCTGATGCTCCTGTGCCTGATAACGGGGCTGTCAGAACAGCAACGATGTTGTGGATTAACCCTGTCTGGCAactgagctctgcacagccacTCATACTCCTGCCTCCCCTGGGTGGTTACAGCCAGGGCAGCTGTAAAGGGCTTTTTATTATCGTTTCTACTAAGCACTCTTCTGTCAGTTCTTTGTAAACAGGAAACTGCGAATGCAACTGACAAACAAATACTCAGATCAAAAGAATGTGAAGCAATTTCTCTAATGAAGAGAAAGGGCAGGTGATTATTTGTCAGTGTTTCTTGTTTTCTACATAATGTGAAATGCTGAGATGGGAGGAAGGATTTTTATGAACattcaaaataaaacagcttTGGCTAAGTTGCTGTGGTCTGGTGCTGTGTGCTGGTGAATTTTGTTGGCTGAGAGAATGTGACAAAAATTAGTTCCTTGTCTGTTTTCCAGAGCAGAATCTGTTGGCAGGGCTTGGCAATACTTTATACAGCCAAAGCTGCCCTTCCTATCCTTGTTTCAGGAAGTTTCAACTCCACAGAGGTGGAGGAGTATAAAAAGGGTAAGGCAGAGAGGCAACACATGCAGCATCTGTGTTAGGTATTATTCATGGACTTAAGACAGGCAGAGATTAGAGGTATGACTGAACAACTTAAGGGTTTTAAATCATAACAAGCTACTGGGCCTGTCACATACATTTGCTCTGAAATATTGTCtattcttttgcctgctgatgTCCTTGTCTTGCCCTAACCTTGAATGCTCAGCTCCACAAGCCAGGAATGCTATATCTGTAAATTGCCAGGCCTAACACAATTGCAGTCCATGGTTAGGGTTTCTGATGTTGCTGTGGAAATAAATCATGAAACCAACTAATATATGTTGGTCCCTCTTTTTAGCTTTTAATtctggagagaggaaaaaagccaTAAGCTTCTCTAACAAAGCACAAAATGGTTGGGTAGTAGGGTGAAAGACATTCCAAAAATacccaattttttattttctcagatAGAAAAGCTTTGCTTTTTCAGTTTAGCAGCTGTACAATATTAAAAGTTGTCAtttcaagtttatttttaaatacagactAAGCTTAATCTAAACTGCAGATCTAATCTCAAAGAGGGGCTGCTATCGAGGTTGTTCCTGGGTAGGAAGAGTTGCAACAGCTTTCTCACCTCACCTTCAGCTGAGCAGCGTGGTCACAGTTGTGTGAGTGCTGAGTCTGGGTGCTGAGCATGGGGACATCACAGCTTGTTCCTGGGACACCATAACCAGTGTCCTGGCACAGCAATGGCTACCCTAGTTAAGACACATACATACCAGGTAGGACATCTAGATAGGTATAAGCATATTCAAAGGATAAATTTTGGCCAAAATAATGCAGTTCCTGTGTTTGTATTTGTGACCACATTTTCTCAACAGAGTCAAGCATGCTCCCTTCTAGGTGAGACTATTCATGGTTGGATTCCCTTCCCCAAAGC
This window contains:
- the LOC135299536 gene encoding uncharacterized protein LOC135299536 isoform X2, with translation MNITKSISSKLLYLSNITHENKDVLVIKSANVNDTGFYYCEIIIEIPFLKKLRGNGTTVVVEEKEAHSLERRYLEAWAILPFLVAVGSLYLCYKKKQHSTPSGAALPPVLTARQEQEQRLEVEEPPGRNESTREAAEENSSSNSAEWAVSMLYESLEIICNESGGKDDKSTATTVSNGEDEQIPQTRAAEKPRMRQESSTYLDIEN